A single window of Zootoca vivipara chromosome 17, rZooViv1.1, whole genome shotgun sequence DNA harbors:
- the RHBG gene encoding ammonium transporter Rh type B: MSGHTTNLRLKLPIACLSLQFLTILLFALFVQYDAETSANLWHDELALRNKSHLQNEFYMRYPSFQDVHTMIFVGFGFLMTFMKRYSFGGVAFNFLIAAFAIQWSILIQGFFHSFHYGKIHVGIESMINADFCAGAVLISFGAVLGKTSPLQLLLMTVLEVTLFGINEYILLSRFGVKDAGGSMTIHTFGAYFGLMVSRILYRPQLKKSREREGSTYHSDLFAMIGTLFLWVFWPSFNSAVAAHGDDQLRSVMNTYFSLSASTLATFALSALVNGGGKLDMVHVQNAALAGGVIVGTSGDMMLTPFGAMIAGVLAGSVSVLGFKFLTPFLASRLKIHDTCGVHNLHGMPGILGGLLGALVAGLATADVYGDGLADIFPLVASGKRTTAYQSLFQLSGLVVTLGLALIGGSLVGFIMKLRILGSPNDSLCFEDNIYWEVPEDHHNGFQHVVVVRAQETDRDSSA; this comes from the exons ATGTCAGGGCACACCACCAACCTAAGGCTCAAGCTCCCCATTGCCTGCCTTTCCCTTCAGTTCCTGACTATTCTCCTCTTCGCCCTCTTCGTCCAGTACGATGCCGAAACAAGCGCCAACCTCTGGCACGACGAACTGGCTCTCCGCAACAAGAGCCACCTGCAGAACGAGTTCTATATGCGATACCCAA GTTTCCAAGATGTTCACACTATGATCTTTGTTGGCTTTGGCTTCTTGATGACCTTCATGAAACGGTACAGCTTTGGGGGCGTGGCCTTCAACTTCCTGATAGCTGCCTTTGCCATCCAGTGGTCTATCCTCATCCAGGGCTTTTTCCATTCCTTCCATTATGGCAAAATCCACGTTGGAATAGAAAG CATGATCAATGCCGACTTCTGTGCCGGGGCAGTCCTGATCTCTTTCGGAGCCGTTCTTGGCAAGACGAgtcctctccagctgctgctgatgACCGTATTGGAAGTCACCCTCTTTGGCATTAATGAATATATCTTACTTAGTCGCTTTGGG GTAAAGGATGCTGGGGGCTCCATGACCATCCATACCTTTGGGGCCTACTTTGGTTTGATGGTGTCCAGGATTCTTTACCGGCCTCAGCTGAAGAAGAGCAGAGAACGAGAAGGCTCCACCTATCATTCAGATCTCTTTGCTATGATTG GAACTCTCTTCCTCTGGGTTTTCTGGCCCAGCTTCAACTCAGCGGTGGCGGCCCATGGAGACGACCAGCTACGGTCGGTCATGAACACCTACTTCTCCCTGTCTGCGAGCACCCTCGCCACCTTCGCCCTCTCGGCCCTGGTGAATGGAGGGGGCAAGCTGGACATG GTTCATGTTCAAAATGCAGCCTTGGCTGGCGGAGTGATTGTTGGGACCTCAGGAGACATGATGCTGACCCCATTTGGAGCCATGATTGCAGGGGTCTTGGCTGGCTCTGTGTCGGTTCTTGGCTTCAAATTCCTTACG ccCTTTCTGGCCTCCAGGCTGAAAATCCATGACACCTGTGGAGTCCACAACCTGCACGGGATGCCAGGAATCCTTGGCGGCCTCCTTGGCGCGCTGGTGGCAGGGCTGGCAACAGCAGATGTTTACGGAGATGG CCTGGCAGACATCTTTCCTCTTGTCGCCTCTGGGAAACGGACCACTGCGTATCAAAGCCTCTTCCAGCTGAGTGGTTTGGTTGTCACTCTGGGGTTGGCTCTGATTGGTGGGAGCCTTGTGG GGTTCATCATGAAGTTGCGGATACTTGGATCTCCAAACGACTCTCTCTGCTTTGAAGATAATATCTACTGGGAG GTTCCTGAGGATCATCACAATGGCTTCCAGCATGTTGTGGTTGTGAGAGCCCAGGAGACAGACAGAGACTCAAGCGCCTGA